TGCCTGTGCTGCTCCTCCAAGATCGGACAATGAGAACCTCTCTTATTTTCTTCGCTATGTCGAGACCATTCGTGGCATTCAAATTCACAATATGCTGGTCGTGACAGTTAAGTTTGTCGAGCAGGTAGTGAATAGCGTGCCGGTTGAACATCGTGGACCAGGATCACATGTCCTTGAGACCTTTGCTAATCGCGGCAGGGCCCTTCAACAGCGAGGCTCTACTGCTGAGAAATACGTCTACATCTATGATCTCCAAGAGGTGTTTGAAGGACTTAAGAACAATTTAAGTCAATCGTCACCCGAGTCTCAAAAGATTGGAATGAGCATTATCGGTTTACTGGGCGTTGCCAGTGAATTCGCCAAGGAGGATGAGATGGTGCATAATAAATTCGTCGAAGGTGCTACTCGACTGAAAACGAAGGTGTCTCCGGCAACCATTGCCCGGGAGAGTGAGCTTTTTAATGCTGTCAACAAATACGTAACTTCTTCTGATGTTCAGCAACATGAAACACTCATAGAAGATGTCCTGCGCTTCAAAAATAGGTACTAAACTTTTGTAATTagtgcaattaaaattgaataaaatcttgctataaataaaatgaaagtaaaagtaaaattggTCTTGAATTTGCATCAGTCATCGGCTCACATTAAATTGTTATCAGCGTTTGTGGTCAAGGTTACCAAgaagcttttaaatttttggatttCTTGATAAGTgatgttttgaaaaatttaccTAGCACCGCCACATTAGTCATACATTAATTGAAGTACGTTTtcataaacaaatatatttataatttatatgtacATGGGTTTTGTTggaatataaatcaaatttaaaataaacaaataaaattcatggCATTGATTAAGATTCTACTTCTTtcttatcgcattttttaaaaacacgaaatatatcaaaatggTAAAGATAAAGtggtataaaaaacataacagttagcttattattttacatcaGGTGGGCTTGAGTCGTTCTGATCACGTTGGGACAAAATGTTGAGCGGATCCTCACTGCGGAGGTAGCCATTGTGTTCTGGGTGATGTTCGAACACCACCTCTCCCCTGATGACCCGCACCCGCGGGCCGTGGGCACGAGCTGTGAATTTCACTTTCCCACAAGTGTCTGGACGAAGGCGACGATGGGCTCGTAAGCCGCTGACAACTACAAAGTATTTATCGCATCCATAGCATTTATAACGCTTCATTCCAATATGGCGCGATAGatgggaaatcagagtttCCCGGTGAGTAAAATCTAACGAGCAGACCTATGggcataatttaaaaagattaaagACTGTAACTAAGTACTGTACATTTAAAACAGCACAATATTTGATAGGATATTGAACAGTGAATAATATTGCTATTAATCTTACTCACCTtgcatttaaatggtttttccCCTGTATGACGACGGTGGTGCACTCGAACCTGTCCAGGAGTACGGAAGCGTTTGTCACAATAGTTACACTTATGCGGCAGCTCCCCCGTGTGGATTGTCTTGTGGATACGTAGGGCCCCAAAAGTAGTAAATACTTTGGAGCACTCCGTGCACTGAAACTGCgccatttttaattgattctTCCTTGACTTCCTCGAGACAGTTGTCTTATCAGGAGTTTTCTTTGGGGAAGTTTCTTCTTTGTTAAAAGAAGGATGGTCTCCCGAAGGAGCAATAGGTTCGGTACTGTTTATGATAAATGGCAAATTAACAGTCTTGTCTTGATTTGGAGAAAATTCTGGCATTTGTGGCTTCGATTCCACAAGCGTTGCCAATGGCACATGCTCTTGTTTAGGTTCACAGTTTGAAGAATCCTGGGACAGAACTGAAAGAGAAATCAACATATGTTtagaaaagcaaacaatatGAATATACGAAATGATTATACTTACTTTTGTATGGCATTAACATCACTTTAAGACTATTTAATTGTTCCTGGCTCAATTCATGCTTGCTAGTCAGGTGCATTCGAAATGGACAATGCTTTTCGAAGGACCGCTGGCAAAGCGGACAAGTCCACATAAAACGGTAGAGTGGATACTGTGTCTGTAAATTCTTGGCCACCATAAAGGACAATGCGTTAAGAATCAATTCAACTGGCTTCGGCGCATCCTTGGGACCAATCAACGGAGGTAGGGATAGATTACCGTTGTTTGTCTTTGAAGATTGCAGCACTGTTCC
The genomic region above belongs to Drosophila takahashii strain IR98-3 E-12201 chromosome 2L, DtakHiC1v2, whole genome shotgun sequence and contains:
- the LOC108055412 gene encoding uncharacterized protein produces the protein MFESNLLKMRCTLIFVLSVLSLACAAPPRSDNENLSYFLRYVETIRGIQIHNMLVVTVKFVEQVVNSVPVEHRGPGSHVLETFANRGRALQQRGSTAEKYVYIYDLQEVFEGLKNNLSQSSPESQKIGMSIIGLLGVASEFAKEDEMVHNKFVEGATRLKTKVSPATIARESELFNAVNKYVTSSDVQQHETLIEDVLRFKNRY